The Candidatus Pelagibacter sp. IMCC9063 genome has a window encoding:
- a CDS encoding cold-shock protein, with translation MSLKGKVKWFNEKKGFGFIEREDGKKDVFVHISAVQAAGLDYLDEGSSINFDVEDGPKGPSAVNLKQE, from the coding sequence ATGAGTCTAAAAGGAAAAGTAAAATGGTTTAATGAAAAAAAAGGTTTTGGTTTCATTGAACGTGAAGACGGAAAAAAAGATGTTTTCGTTCATATCTCTGCAGTCCAAGCGGCTGGCTTAGATTACTTAGATGAAGGAAGTTCTATTAATTTTGACGTAGAAGACGGCCCTAAAGGACCTTCTGCAGTAAATCTAAAGCAAGAATAA
- the typA gene encoding translational GTPase TypA, with product MELKLRNIAIIAHVDHGKTTLLDNIMKQSGMFRDNEAVAERLMDSGDLEKERGITILAKPTSVMWKDVRMNIIDTPGHADFGGEVERVLGMTDGVILLVDAAEGPMPQTKFVLGKALKQGLRPIVVINKIDRPDGRPKEVIDEVFDLFVSLDATDEQLDFPILYASGRAGWCAKELEDPRENLHPLLDLILEHVSEPKVDKERPFAMLVTLLSADSYLGRCLVGRVIHGTAKMNDNVKAINLKGEEVDTGRLTKLFTFAGTERIPAETVSAGDIVCIAGLADASVADTICDVAVEEPLQSTPIDPPTMSVTITVNDSPFAGKNGKKVTSTVIRERLMKEAESNVAITFRENDGKDAFEIGGRGELQIGVLIETMRREDFELTVSRPKVLYKTEDGQKLEPMEEVTIDVDEEYASSVIDNMNQRKAEMTDMKDTGAAKKRIIFKAPSRGLIGYQSRFLTDTKGTGVLNRIFHSYGPFKGEIIGRRSGALISIDTGKAVAFAIWKLQERGKMFVSHNTEVYQGMIVGEHSRENDLVINVMKGKQLTNMRTSGHDEAVSLIPPVIMNLEELMAYINEDELLEVTPQHLRLRKKFLLEHERKRASKS from the coding sequence ATGGAATTAAAGTTAAGAAATATCGCTATTATTGCCCACGTTGACCACGGGAAAACAACCTTGCTTGATAATATTATGAAGCAAAGTGGAATGTTTCGAGACAATGAGGCCGTAGCTGAACGGTTAATGGATTCTGGTGATTTAGAAAAAGAAAGAGGAATTACTATTCTTGCAAAACCTACATCAGTGATGTGGAAAGACGTTCGAATGAATATTATTGACACGCCAGGTCACGCAGATTTTGGTGGAGAAGTAGAGCGTGTTCTTGGAATGACAGATGGTGTTATTCTTTTGGTTGATGCAGCAGAAGGTCCAATGCCGCAGACAAAATTTGTTTTAGGAAAAGCATTAAAGCAAGGCCTAAGACCCATTGTCGTTATTAATAAAATTGACAGACCTGATGGCAGACCCAAAGAAGTTATTGATGAAGTTTTTGATTTATTTGTTTCTCTAGACGCAACAGACGAACAGTTAGATTTCCCTATTTTGTATGCATCTGGAAGAGCTGGATGGTGTGCAAAAGAATTAGAAGATCCAAGAGAAAATTTACACCCATTATTAGATTTAATTTTAGAGCATGTGTCAGAACCAAAAGTCGACAAGGAAAGACCTTTTGCGATGTTGGTTACATTGCTTAGTGCAGATTCTTATTTAGGCAGATGTTTAGTAGGACGGGTTATTCATGGAACTGCAAAAATGAACGATAATGTAAAAGCTATTAATTTAAAAGGCGAAGAAGTGGATACTGGAAGATTAACCAAACTTTTTACTTTTGCTGGTACAGAAAGAATTCCTGCGGAAACGGTTTCTGCTGGTGATATTGTTTGTATTGCTGGATTAGCAGATGCTTCGGTTGCAGACACTATTTGTGATGTAGCAGTTGAAGAACCATTGCAATCTACTCCAATAGACCCTCCAACTATGTCAGTAACCATTACGGTTAACGATTCTCCTTTTGCAGGTAAAAATGGTAAAAAAGTTACCTCTACAGTTATTCGTGAGCGGTTAATGAAAGAGGCAGAGAGCAATGTTGCAATTACTTTCAGAGAAAATGATGGAAAAGACGCTTTCGAGATTGGTGGTAGAGGAGAACTTCAAATTGGAGTTTTGATTGAAACCATGAGAAGAGAAGATTTTGAATTGACAGTATCAAGACCAAAAGTTTTATACAAAACAGAAGATGGTCAAAAATTAGAACCAATGGAGGAAGTCACTATTGATGTGGATGAAGAATATGCAAGTAGCGTAATCGATAATATGAATCAGCGTAAAGCTGAGATGACAGACATGAAAGACACTGGAGCTGCCAAAAAACGTATTATTTTTAAAGCACCATCTAGAGGGCTAATTGGATATCAAAGTAGATTTTTAACAGATACCAAAGGTACAGGAGTTCTAAACAGAATTTTTCATTCTTATGGACCATTTAAAGGTGAAATTATTGGAAGAAGAAGTGGAGCTTTAATATCAATTGATACAGGAAAGGCAGTTGCTTTTGCTATTTGGAAACTTCAGGAGAGAGGTAAAATGTTTGTTTCTCATAACACAGAAGTATACCAAGGAATGATTGTTGGAGAACATTCTAGAGAAAATGATCTAGTTATTAATGTCATGAAAGGAAAGCAGCTTACAAACATGCGTACATCAGGCCATGACGAAGCAGTATCTCTGATACCACCGGTTATTATGAATTTAGAGGAGTTAATGGCTTACATCAATGAAGATGAGTTATTAGAGGTCACTCCTCAACACTTGAGACTAAGAAAAAAATTCTTACTAGAGCACGAAAGAAAACGTGCTTCTAAAAGCTAA